In Flavobacterium sp. N1736, the following are encoded in one genomic region:
- a CDS encoding nuclear transport factor 2 family protein encodes MTQNKQTVNEYMAAFRVSDHERILACLTDDIIWEMPGIYQHVGKKAFDKEIENENFVGSPIIHIVKLIEENNIVIAEGSVQGSMKNGGLLDAVFCDVFEMENGKIKKLTSYLMSKNASLKFE; translated from the coding sequence ATGACACAAAATAAACAAACCGTAAACGAATATATGGCTGCTTTTAGAGTAAGCGATCATGAAAGAATCTTGGCTTGCCTGACTGATGATATTATTTGGGAAATGCCCGGAATTTATCAGCACGTTGGCAAAAAAGCGTTTGATAAGGAAATTGAAAATGAAAATTTTGTTGGAAGCCCCATTATTCATATCGTAAAACTGATTGAAGAAAATAATATTGTTATTGCCGAAGGTTCAGTTCAGGGCAGCATGAAAAACGGAGGTCTTCTGGACGCTGTTTTTTGTGATGTTTTTGAAATGGAAAACGGTAAAATCAAGAAATTAACTTCGTATTTAATGTCTAAAAACGCAAGTTTGAAATTTGAGTAA